A single genomic interval of Zingiber officinale cultivar Zhangliang chromosome 4A, Zo_v1.1, whole genome shotgun sequence harbors:
- the LOC121970604 gene encoding activating signal cointegrator 1-like isoform X2 produces MKRRGVVDSSAKTSDIKASSFKPYVKPPAEEDKIVAVKKQTRVSRETNASLIQDTINQNENEPRGASKGNSAVSKKKKSGRVITLAEAAKGTVVFQQGKPCSCQARRHKLVSNCLSCGKIVCEQEGEGPCNFCGALVLKEGSTYAGLSDMAVPLSEAEAAAEAYSKRLVEYDRNSAARTKVIDDQSDYYEIEGNSWLSAEEKQLIQKKKKEIEEADEARRGKVVVTFDLLGRKVILNKDEALDSDYGILRPSEERESNRIKPNPTIKLQPVFVETGARRVPAKGKPNIRMRKGLCLEISGRVQHDNNELLQLDTDGVESASVSGAGAGVLAR; encoded by the exons ATGAAGCGAAGGGGTGTTGTTGATTCTTCTGCTAAGACCTCTGACATAAAAGCATCAAGCTTTAAACCATATGTAAAGCCACCAGCAGAAGAGGATAAGATTGTTGCGGTGAAGAAGCAAACAAGAGTTTCCAGAGAAACAAATGCTTCATTGATCCAAGACACGATCAATCAAAATGAAAATGAGCCAAGAGGTGCCTCTAAAGGCAACTCAGCTgtttcaaaaaagaaaaaaagtggCAGAGTTATCACTCTCGCCGAGGCAGCGAAAGGTACTGTTGTATTCCAGCAAGGTAAGCCATGTTCATGCCAAGCTCGACGACACAAGCTGGTAAGCAACTGCCTATCTTGTGGTAAGATAGTATGTGAACAAGAAGGCGAAGGCCCCTGTAATTTTTGTGGTGCGCTTGTGCTTAAAGAAGGGAGTACATATGCTGGTCTATCAGACATGGCAGTTCCTCTTTCTGAAGCTGAAGCTGCAGCAGAGGCATATTCAAAAAGACTTGTAGAATATGATAGGAACTCTGCAGCAAGGACTaaagttattgatgatcagagtGACTATTACGAGATTGAAGGAAATAGCTGGTTGTCTGCAGAG GAGAAACAACTTatacagaagaagaaaaaggaaattgAGGAAGCTGACGAAGCGCGgagaggaaaagttgttgtcacATTCGACTTGCTTGGACGCAAG GTGATATTGAACAAGGATGAAGCCTTGGACTCGGACTATGGTATACTAAGACCATCTGAAGAAAGGGAATCGAACCGCATAAAGCCTAACCCGACCATTAAGCTTCAGCCGGTCTTCGTCGAAACTGGTGCCAGAAGGGTTCCAGCCAAAGGAAAACCAAACATTAGAATGAGAAAGGGTTTATGCCTGGAAATAAGTGGCAGAGTGCAGCATGATAACAATGAGTTGCTCCAGTTGGATACTGATGGTGTCGAGAGCGCTAGTGTTTCAGGCGCAGGTGCTGGGGTTTTGGCGAGATGA
- the LOC121970604 gene encoding activating signal cointegrator 1-like isoform X1, with protein MAGSGEWLEAALVELSGRMEAGLSLDRDLIHGLVSFCELAPPQDAADYLNNIVGQETGQPIIQEYMKRRGVVDSSAKTSDIKASSFKPYVKPPAEEDKIVAVKKQTRVSRETNASLIQDTINQNENEPRGASKGNSAVSKKKKSGRVITLAEAAKGTVVFQQGKPCSCQARRHKLVSNCLSCGKIVCEQEGEGPCNFCGALVLKEGSTYAGLSDMAVPLSEAEAAAEAYSKRLVEYDRNSAARTKVIDDQSDYYEIEGNSWLSAEEKQLIQKKKKEIEEADEARRGKVVVTFDLLGRKVILNKDEALDSDYGILRPSEERESNRIKPNPTIKLQPVFVETGARRVPAKGKPNIRMRKGLCLEISGRVQHDNNELLQLDTDGVESASVSGAGAGVLAR; from the exons ATGGCAGGGTCGGGCGAATGGCTGGAGGCGGCGCTGGTGGAGCTCTCCGGAAGGATGGAGGCGGGCTTGTCCCTCGACAGGGATCTCATCCATGGTCTCGTCTCCTTCTGCGAGCTCGCCCCGCCGCAAGATGCCGCTGATTACCTTAAC AATATCGTTGGCCAGGAAACTGGACAACCTATAATTCAAGAATATATGAAGCGAAGGGGTGTTGTTGATTCTTCTGCTAAGACCTCTGACATAAAAGCATCAAGCTTTAAACCATATGTAAAGCCACCAGCAGAAGAGGATAAGATTGTTGCGGTGAAGAAGCAAACAAGAGTTTCCAGAGAAACAAATGCTTCATTGATCCAAGACACGATCAATCAAAATGAAAATGAGCCAAGAGGTGCCTCTAAAGGCAACTCAGCTgtttcaaaaaagaaaaaaagtggCAGAGTTATCACTCTCGCCGAGGCAGCGAAAGGTACTGTTGTATTCCAGCAAGGTAAGCCATGTTCATGCCAAGCTCGACGACACAAGCTGGTAAGCAACTGCCTATCTTGTGGTAAGATAGTATGTGAACAAGAAGGCGAAGGCCCCTGTAATTTTTGTGGTGCGCTTGTGCTTAAAGAAGGGAGTACATATGCTGGTCTATCAGACATGGCAGTTCCTCTTTCTGAAGCTGAAGCTGCAGCAGAGGCATATTCAAAAAGACTTGTAGAATATGATAGGAACTCTGCAGCAAGGACTaaagttattgatgatcagagtGACTATTACGAGATTGAAGGAAATAGCTGGTTGTCTGCAGAG GAGAAACAACTTatacagaagaagaaaaaggaaattgAGGAAGCTGACGAAGCGCGgagaggaaaagttgttgtcacATTCGACTTGCTTGGACGCAAG GTGATATTGAACAAGGATGAAGCCTTGGACTCGGACTATGGTATACTAAGACCATCTGAAGAAAGGGAATCGAACCGCATAAAGCCTAACCCGACCATTAAGCTTCAGCCGGTCTTCGTCGAAACTGGTGCCAGAAGGGTTCCAGCCAAAGGAAAACCAAACATTAGAATGAGAAAGGGTTTATGCCTGGAAATAAGTGGCAGAGTGCAGCATGATAACAATGAGTTGCTCCAGTTGGATACTGATGGTGTCGAGAGCGCTAGTGTTTCAGGCGCAGGTGCTGGGGTTTTGGCGAGATGA
- the LOC121972631 gene encoding pectinesterase-like, translating into MANIKAVIGSFAAVLVVAAVMAVVGTVYTYRHKPPPPSSDDPTSIKSLCGQTDYSELCMRTVGGHVNSSAAQPKAIIRAAFEAAVVSVSDAHRLSDNVSAGAADEFNRNAFADCKSLLDFATEELQAAITESDDVARKADDIKTWLSAVLTYQETCVDGITQPELQDAMRKGGMETASQATSNAIAFVDILSPLLNSFKLTSSGRRLLSAEEGKHPSWFSQHDRKLVAAQSRGELRPNVVVAQDGRGDFSSINQALTAMPKNYAGRYVIYVKAGVYKEYVKVTKDMNRVFMYGDGPRKTIVTGSKNYVDGVGTMNTATFAVVGQGFIAKSMGFSNTAGPQKHQAVALRVQSDMAAFFNCRMDGYQDTLYAHTHRQFYRNCVISGTVDFIFGDSAAVLQNCLIIVRRGMDGQQNTVTAHGRKEARSNTGLVIQNCRILPDKRLFPDRLRIPSFLGRPWKAYSRTVVMESTVGDLIRPEGWMPWDGNLYLDTLYYAEYGNRGPGAGTSGRVKWRGFHVIDKPTAQRFTVNSFIKGNLWIPYASIRYLGGLKY; encoded by the exons ATGGCGAATATTAAGGCCGTGATCGGCTCCTTCGCTGCCGTCCTCGTGGTGGCGGCGGTGATGGCCGTTGTCGGGACGGTGTACACCTACCGCCACAAGCCGCCGCCGCCATCGTCGGATGACCCCACGTCTATCAAATCCCTGTGTGGGCAGACCGATTACAGCGAGCTGTGCATGCGCACTGTCGGCGGCCACGTCAACTCCTCTGCCGCCCAGCCAAAAGCCATCATCCGGGCCGCGTTCGAAGCCGCCGTGGTTTCCGTGTCCGACGCCCACCGCCTCAGCGACAACGTCAGCGCCGGCGCCGCCGACGAGTTCAACCGCAACGCCTTCGCCGACTGCAAGTCGCTGCTAGATTTCGCCACCGAGGAGCTGCAGGCGGCGATCACGGAGTCCGACGACGTGGCGCGGAAAGCCGACGACATCAAGACGTGGCTCTCGGCAGTGCTCACCTACCAGGAGACCTGCGTCGACGGCATCACCCAGCCTGAGCTGCAGGACGCGATGAGGAAGGGGGGCATGGAGACGGCGTCGCAGGCCACCAGCAATGCCATCGCCTTCGTCGACATCCTCAGCCCCCTGCTTAATTCTTTCAAACTTACCTCATCAGGGCGGCGGTTGTTGTCGGCGGAAGAAGGCAAGCACCCTTCCTGGTTCTCTCAGCACGATCGGAAGTTGGTGGCGGCGCAGTCGAGGGGAGAGCTGAGGCCGAACGTGGTGGTGGCGCAGGACGGGAGAGGAGATTTCAGTAGCATAAACCAGGCCCTGACGGCGATGCCGAAGAACTACGCCGGGAGGTACGTGATCTACGTGAAGGCAGGGGTGTACAAAGAGTACGTGAAGGTGACAAAAGacatgaacagagtgttcatgTACGGCGACGGGCCGAGGAAGACGATCGTCACAGGCAGCAAGAACTACGTCGACGGGGTCGGCACCATGAACACCGCCACCTTCG CGGTGGTGGGACAGGGCTTCATCGCGAAGTCGATGGGGTTCAGCAACACGGCGGGGCCGCAGAAGCACCAGGCGGTGGCGCTCCGGGTGCAGTCGGACATGGCTGCCTTCTTCAATTGCCGGATGGACGGGTACCAGGACACCCTCTACGCCCACACCCACCGCCAGTTCTACCGCAACTGCGTCATCTCCGGCACCGTCGACTTCATCTTCGGTGACTCCGCCGCCGTCCTCCAGAACTGCCTCATCATCGTTCGCCGCGGCATGGACGGGCAGCAGAACACCGTCACCGCCCACGGCCGAAAAGAAGCGCGCTCCAACACCGGCCTCGTCATCCAA AATTGCCGGATCCTGCCAGACAAGAGGCTGTTCCCCGACCGGCTGAGGATCCCCAGCTTCCTCGGGCGGCCATGGAAGGCCTACTCGCGTACGGTCGTGATGGAGTCCACCGTCGGCGACCTCATCCGGCCCGAAGGGTGGATGCCGTGGGACGGCAACCTTTACTTGGACACCCTGTACTACGCCGAGTACGGCAACCGCGGCCCCGGCGCCGGCACCAGCGGACGCGTCAAGTGGCGAGGCTTCCACGTCATCGACAAGCCGACGGCGCAGCGGTTCACGGTGAACTCCTTCATCAAAGGGAACCTGTGGATCCCCTACGCCAGCATCCGCTACCTCGGCGGCCTCAAGTACTGA
- the LOC121970605 gene encoding NEDD8 ultimate buster 1-like: MTNPSNSMEEAKKTCSSASIGSSATDSAAKAKVRIAGAWSGAVEVELEAWTLPMLREEVARRGAVAPALVKLIFGGKILRDDDPGKSLAQLGFKNNARVLSIKQDDQGKAIDDQAAAEDERAKKLARIKDAAKALTERHADGSLPMENYSLELENQSGQKMVLESESDRKSLMLGLMLHNNARSLIKKQEFRQALDVLLMGEEALSLCDPKFTEIVDNVPMLQLDVVWCYFMLQDISCLAVAGVRLNMARKGFERCHGKDSDRLKLHTGYRAEHAIYLRLELLEGVVAFHSNNFREARRALCSAQARYAQLQVPDEGLSILIGMGYKENKAKRALRMTGNDIQMAVQFLVEEQDKKILREQENLQREAEIREQQKYGATPMNKPIDLQLLDYLVSLSFQRDLAAEALRVNENDTQKALDLLTDPERNFLLQSQLENRKKRRRARRTEADVKELVSMGYDRSSAVAAVARSQTMDEALNILVGESSGNNNLPICDQPMDAGEGPSNAPSNEDQMDEGIEEDKEVRHTHPRDKTMRDKAMEDELANDLTGDALADYDIEVTKEGEAIAEYLARLDSIANE, from the exons ATGACAAACCCGTCGAATTCGATGGAGGAAGCGAAGAAGACATGTTCGTCGGCGTCGATTGGTTCCTCCGCCACGGATTCCGCGGCTAAGGCTAAGGTGAGGATCGCTGGAGCTTGGTCGGGGGCGGTCGAGGTTGAACTGGAGGCCTGGACGCTGCCGATGCTCCGCGAAGAAGTGGCGAGGCGGGGGGCTGTCGCCCCGGCACTCGTCAAATTAATATTCGGAGGGAAGATCTTGAGGGATGACGACCCGGGGAAGTCGCTGGCGCAGTTGGGGTTTAAGAACAACGCCAGGGTGCTCTCCATCAAGCAGGACGACCAGGGGAAGGCGATCGATGATCAGGCCGCTGCCGAGGACGAGCGTGCCAAGAAGCTGGCGAGAATCAA GGATGCTGCTAAAGCTTTAACTGAAAGGCATGCTGATGGTTCGCTTCCAATGGAAAACTACAGTCTAGAGCTCGAGAATCAGAGTGGTCAAAAAATGGTTCTGGAATCTGAATCAGACCGAAA GTCATTAATGTTAGGTCTAATGCTGCACAACAATGCCAGAAGCCTCATTAAAAAACAGGAGTTTAGGCAGGCCTTGGATGTTCTACTCATGGGAGAG GAGGCTTTATCTCTCTGTGATCCTAAATTTACTGAG ATAGTTGACAACGTACCAATGCTTCAACTAGATGTTGTATGGTGCTATTTCATGCTTCAAGACATATCATGCCTGGCAGTGGCTGGTGTACGCCTAAACATGGCTCGAAAGGGTTTTGAACGCTGCCATGGTAAAGATTCAGATCGCTTGAAGCTCCATACTGGTTATCGAGCAGAACATGCAAT ATATCTTAGACTGGAGCTATTGGAAGGGGTGGTGGCTTTTCATAGTAACAACTTCAGAGAAGCTCGCAGAGCTTTGTGCTCTGCACAAGCTAGATATGCACAA CTTCAAGTACCAGATGAAGGTTTATCAATACTTATAGGAATGGGTTACAAAGAGAATAAAGCAAAGAGGGCATTAAGAATGACTGGTAATGACATTCAGATGGCAGTTCAATTCCTGGTTGaggagcaagataagaaaattctcAGAGAACAGGAAAACCTTCAACGAGAAGCTGAGATTCG CGAACAGCAGAAATACGGTGCTACTCCTATGAACAAGCCCATCGATTTGCAACTGTTAGATTATTTGGTTTCTCTAAG TTTTCAGAGAGATCTTGCCGCAGAGGCTCTTCGAGTTAATGAAAACGATACCCAGAAAGCATTGGATCTTTTGACAGATCCCGAAAGAAACTTTCTTCTTCAG AGCCAACTTGAGAACAGAAAGAAACGAAGAAGAGCAAGACGGACAGAGGCAGATGTTAAGGAACTAGTCTCCATGGGGTACGATCGATCATCAG CTGTTGCCGCTGTGGCAAGATCACAAACAATGGATGAGGCACTGAACATACTTGTCGGAGAAAGTTCAGGAAACAATAACCTTCCGATTTGCGATCAACCAATGGATGCTGGGGAAGGCCCATCAAATGCCCCGAGCAACGAAGACCAGATGGACGAGGGAatagaagaagataaagaagtgAGGCACACACATCCGAGGGACAAAACCATGAGGGACAAAGCCATGGAAGATGAGCTTGCGAATGATCTGACAGGGGATGCATTGGCTGACTACGACATTGAGGTAACCAAGGAAGGAGAGGCGATCGCGGAGTATCTAGCTCGGTTGGATTCCATTGCCAATGAATGA